A window of the Paenibacillus woosongensis genome harbors these coding sequences:
- a CDS encoding DegV family protein encodes MRTIRIFADSTCDLPAAWVQEYGIGIVPLYVTFDDEMYRDGLDLTTPELYNKVAKSGRLPKTAAPSPADFIQAFTPAVKEGQQIIYISLSSELSSTYQNALIAAAEFEEDQVTVFDSRNLSTGIGLLVMKAVKAADEGRSVAEIIDLLEKTRPLVETEFVIDSLDYLYKGGRCSGMQNLVGSLLKIRPVIKVIDGKMTPASKIRGSREKVLDQLLNNALAQVDAMDKDIIFITHSLAEDDAIHLQQILKSKTKAREVAISDAGCVISSHCGAKTIGILYTKSIQ; translated from the coding sequence TTGCGAACCATTAGAATATTTGCGGACAGTACCTGCGATCTGCCTGCAGCATGGGTCCAAGAGTACGGGATCGGGATCGTTCCGCTGTATGTTACGTTTGACGACGAGATGTACAGGGACGGGCTTGACCTGACGACCCCCGAGCTATATAACAAAGTTGCGAAAAGCGGGCGCTTGCCGAAGACGGCGGCTCCATCTCCAGCTGACTTTATTCAGGCTTTCACTCCTGCGGTTAAGGAGGGTCAGCAAATTATATACATAAGCCTGTCGTCCGAATTATCTTCCACTTACCAAAACGCCTTGATTGCTGCCGCAGAGTTCGAAGAGGATCAAGTCACAGTATTCGACTCGCGCAACCTGTCGACCGGAATCGGTCTGCTTGTCATGAAGGCGGTGAAAGCCGCTGACGAAGGGCGCAGCGTAGCTGAAATCATTGACCTGCTGGAGAAAACAAGACCCCTGGTGGAAACGGAATTCGTCATCGACTCGCTGGACTACTTATATAAGGGCGGGCGATGCTCGGGCATGCAGAACCTTGTGGGAAGCCTGCTGAAAATCCGGCCGGTTATCAAGGTCATCGATGGTAAGATGACTCCTGCCTCCAAAATCCGCGGCAGCCGGGAGAAGGTGCTCGATCAGCTGCTGAACAATGCGCTGGCACAAGTCGATGCCATGGATAAAGACATTATCTTCATTACTCATTCTTTGGCCGAGGATGACGCCATTCACCTGCAGCAAATATTAAAGTCGAAGACGAAAGCCCGGGAAGTGGCTATTTCGGATGCAGGCTGTGTTATTTCCAGCCACTGCGGCGCCAAGACGATTGGCATTTTATATACGAAATCGATACAATAA
- a CDS encoding DegV family protein, which yields MAQVKIFADSTSDLPASWIDEYGIGIIPLYVVFNDKTYRDGIDITPVGIYERVAAAGNLPKTTAPSPKDFMDAFAPYVEQGQDIVYISISSSLSSTYQNALIAAGEFPEGRIHVVDSLNLCSGIGLLVMKAVRAAQQGYSGPEIVALLESSRTLVNTEFVIDTLEYLYKGGRCSGMQNFIGSLLQIRPVLRVVDGSIIPAYRVRGRKEKAVQQMLDNALAKKEQMDDDLIIVAHTLAEEEARRLAAILREQTPVREVAIAEAGCVISSHCGPHTVAIMYMHKGSEDRIG from the coding sequence ATGGCACAAGTTAAAATTTTTGCGGACAGCACGTCCGACCTGCCGGCGTCTTGGATCGATGAATACGGCATCGGCATTATTCCGCTATATGTCGTTTTTAATGACAAGACGTACCGCGACGGCATCGACATTACACCGGTCGGCATTTACGAAAGAGTCGCAGCCGCAGGGAATCTGCCGAAGACGACGGCTCCCTCTCCCAAAGACTTTATGGATGCGTTTGCTCCATATGTCGAGCAAGGGCAGGATATTGTCTATATCAGCATTTCCTCCAGCCTGTCATCAACGTATCAGAACGCGCTTATTGCCGCAGGCGAATTTCCTGAAGGACGGATCCATGTCGTAGACTCGCTTAATTTGTGCAGCGGGATTGGCCTGCTCGTGATGAAAGCGGTCAGGGCTGCCCAGCAGGGCTACAGCGGTCCAGAAATTGTAGCTTTGCTTGAAAGTTCCAGAACGTTGGTCAACACGGAGTTCGTCATCGATACGCTGGAGTACCTGTACAAAGGCGGCCGGTGCTCGGGCATGCAGAACTTTATCGGCAGCCTGCTCCAGATTCGTCCCGTGCTGAGAGTCGTAGACGGGAGCATTATTCCAGCTTACAGAGTCCGCGGCAGAAAAGAGAAGGCTGTTCAGCAAATGCTCGATAACGCCCTTGCCAAAAAGGAGCAGATGGACGATGATTTAATTATCGTGGCCCATACCCTTGCCGAGGAAGAGGCTCGCCGGCTCGCCGCCATTCTCAGGGAACAGACCCCGGTACGGGAAGTAGCGATTGCCGAAGCAGGCTGCGTCATTTCCAGCCACTGCGGTCCTCATACCGTGGCGATCATGTATATGCACAAGGGCTCCGAAGACCGGATCGGATAA
- a CDS encoding DUF423 domain-containing protein produces MQRRMAGIGAIIMLLAVALGAFGAHVLEPIIADSMDTYKTGVQYHMIHGLGMILAALAAGLWGDSRKLRWSARLFLLGIILFSGSLYLLAVTGWKWLGPITPLGGVSFIAGWLMLALSAWEQSSAQISK; encoded by the coding sequence ATGCAGCGAAGAATGGCCGGAATCGGGGCAATCATCATGTTACTTGCTGTAGCCCTCGGTGCCTTTGGCGCTCATGTGCTGGAGCCGATCATTGCAGATTCGATGGATACGTACAAGACAGGGGTCCAATATCATATGATTCATGGATTGGGAATGATCCTCGCTGCTCTGGCGGCCGGATTATGGGGTGACAGCCGCAAGCTGCGCTGGTCTGCTCGATTATTTCTGCTCGGGATTATCTTATTTTCAGGCAGTCTCTATTTGCTGGCGGTAACGGGATGGAAATGGCTTGGTCCGATTACTCCGCTTGGAGGGGTATCTTTTATTGCAGGGTGGCTTATGCTTGCGTTGTCCGCCTGGGAACAATCCAGTGCTCAAATCAGCAAATAG
- the mtnA gene encoding S-methyl-5-thioribose-1-phosphate isomerase gives MLDQRLLPEEIVFLELTTPEEVWDGIHAMKVRGAPAIGIAAAYGVVLGANACQGDSDNWLGHVTAVAEHLATSRPTAVNLFWALDRMKARAAQLAAQHADQAKRNEGLLAEAIAIHREDEEVCRKIGEHALPLFASGMGVLTHCNAGGLATAKYGTALAPFYLAQEQGIDLKIYADETRPVLQGARLTAFELQQAGIDVTLLCDNMAGLVMSKGWIDAVIVGTDRIAANGDVANKIGTYSLAVLAKAHNIPFYVASPLSTIDLETESGQLIPIEERPEYEVTEGFGKRTAPSGVKVFNPSFDVTPHHLITAIITEKGIVKPPFKDNLAALFEKAD, from the coding sequence ATGCTTGACCAGCGGCTGCTTCCTGAAGAAATCGTGTTCTTGGAGCTGACAACGCCAGAGGAGGTATGGGACGGCATCCATGCCATGAAGGTGCGTGGAGCACCGGCGATCGGCATTGCAGCAGCCTATGGCGTAGTCTTAGGAGCAAATGCCTGCCAGGGAGACAGCGACAATTGGCTCGGGCATGTAACGGCAGTAGCTGAACATTTGGCCACCTCGCGGCCAACCGCAGTCAACCTGTTCTGGGCGCTTGACCGGATGAAGGCTCGGGCAGCGCAGCTCGCAGCCCAACATGCCGATCAGGCCAAGCGCAATGAAGGGTTGCTGGCCGAGGCGATAGCGATTCACCGGGAAGATGAGGAAGTATGCCGGAAAATCGGAGAGCATGCGCTGCCGCTTTTTGCTTCTGGAATGGGCGTCCTCACCCACTGCAATGCCGGAGGACTGGCGACTGCCAAATACGGTACGGCTCTTGCCCCGTTCTATCTCGCCCAGGAGCAGGGCATTGATCTGAAAATCTATGCCGACGAGACTAGACCTGTTCTTCAAGGCGCAAGACTGACCGCATTCGAGCTGCAGCAGGCGGGAATCGATGTTACCCTGCTCTGCGACAACATGGCTGGACTCGTGATGTCCAAAGGCTGGATTGATGCCGTCATCGTCGGAACCGACAGAATCGCCGCCAACGGAGACGTTGCCAACAAAATCGGAACATACAGCCTTGCCGTCCTGGCCAAGGCACACAACATTCCTTTCTATGTCGCATCACCGTTGTCAACGATTGACCTTGAAACGGAAAGCGGCCAGCTGATTCCGATTGAGGAACGGCCTGAGTACGAGGTGACGGAAGGGTTCGGCAAACGCACAGCTCCATCTGGCGTCAAAGTGTTTAATCCTTCATTTGACGTTACTCCGCATCATCTGATCACAGCGATCATAACGGAAAAGGGAATCGTCAAACCGCCGTTTAAAGACAATTTAGCCGCCCTTTTTGAAAAGGCCGATTAA
- the mtnK gene encoding S-methyl-5-thioribose kinase produces the protein MSSYRPFSLEDATAYAKSIPGFFAADAALSCEEIGDGNLNLVFRVADPQQNKSLIIKQALPYAKVVGESWPLSLDRARIERNALEIQHRLCPDLVPAIYGGDDELAITVMEDLSGYTIMRQGLIAGNTYDRFAEHIGRFIATTLFYTSDLGMNQQEKKLQSARFINPDLCKITEDLIFEDPYRDAANNSFTEDIRAEAEKLWQDHALHLEVALLREKFLTHGQALLHGDLHTGSIFITPEATKVIDPEFAYYGPIGFDIGAVIANLLLNYAAQPGWSSNDEVLQERRSWLLTTIVGVWNHFELNFRKFWDADGIDIMSKTPGYQDLYIDQIRKDAIGFAGCKVIRRIVGLSHVADIDTIEDEFSRRQAKVTALEIGKRLIKGSRSAASITEVIEWAKAAAAKEGANV, from the coding sequence ATGTCCTCATACCGTCCCTTTTCCCTAGAAGATGCCACTGCCTATGCCAAGTCGATTCCTGGCTTTTTCGCGGCTGATGCCGCGCTGTCCTGCGAGGAAATCGGTGATGGCAACTTGAATCTGGTATTCAGAGTTGCCGACCCGCAGCAAAACAAGAGCCTGATTATAAAACAAGCCCTGCCTTATGCCAAGGTGGTTGGCGAATCCTGGCCGCTCAGCCTTGATCGAGCCCGCATCGAACGCAATGCGCTGGAAATTCAGCACCGGTTGTGCCCGGATCTCGTTCCGGCGATTTATGGAGGCGATGACGAGCTGGCCATCACGGTTATGGAAGACTTGTCCGGTTATACGATTATGCGTCAAGGTCTGATCGCCGGAAACACCTATGACCGTTTTGCGGAGCATATCGGCCGATTTATTGCCACAACCCTGTTCTACACCTCCGACCTCGGCATGAACCAACAGGAAAAGAAGCTTCAATCCGCAAGGTTCATCAATCCGGATTTATGCAAAATTACCGAGGACTTGATCTTCGAGGATCCATACAGGGATGCCGCAAATAACAGCTTTACCGAAGACATTCGGGCAGAAGCCGAGAAGCTGTGGCAGGATCATGCTCTGCACCTTGAAGTAGCCCTGCTCAGAGAGAAGTTTCTTACGCATGGTCAAGCGCTGCTGCATGGTGATCTGCATACCGGCAGCATCTTCATAACGCCCGAAGCAACCAAGGTCATTGACCCTGAATTCGCCTATTACGGTCCAATTGGCTTCGATATCGGCGCAGTCATCGCCAATCTATTGCTGAATTATGCAGCGCAGCCCGGCTGGAGCAGCAATGACGAAGTATTGCAGGAGCGCCGTTCTTGGCTTCTCACGACAATTGTCGGCGTGTGGAATCATTTCGAACTTAACTTCCGCAAGTTTTGGGATGCGGACGGCATAGATATCATGTCCAAGACACCTGGCTATCAGGATCTCTACATCGACCAAATCCGCAAGGACGCTATCGGATTTGCGGGCTGTAAGGTAATCCGCCGAATCGTCGGATTATCCCATGTGGCGGACATTGACACGATCGAAGACGAGTTCTCCCGCCGTCAGGCCAAGGTTACAGCCTTGGAAATCGGCAAACGGCTAATCAAAGGCAGCAGATCAGCAGCTTCCATCACCGAAGTGATCGAATGGGCTAAAGCAGCCGCAGCCAAGGAGGGCGCTAACGTATGA